The following nucleotide sequence is from Halapricum desulfuricans.
AACGGCCCCAGCCCGGCGTATGTCGGCCCCCCGTTTTCGGTGCTGAAAAACTCGTTGTAGCTGTACTCCCCGTCGTAGCCTTCGATGTCCCCGACTGCGTTCTCCGGGAGCACCGCGAACGCGCCGCCAGCGATCTGGAAGAGCGTGTACTGGAACGGGCTCTCGAGTTCGAACCGGAACGTGTAGTCGTCGACCGCCTCGACCGCGAGTGAACCGGGGACGTAATCCGAGAGCGTCGTCTCGTCTGTCGGTTCTGTCCGTGATGGGTCCTTCTCGTGGGCGATCGTCATCGTCTCGCCGATGATGTCGTCCCGGTTGCGGGAGTTCTCAGAGCCGGCCAGCCGACGGTAGGAGTAGACGATGTCGTGTGCGGTCAGCTCCGAGCCGTCGTGGAACGTGACGCCCTCGCGCAGGTCGAAGGTGTAGGTCAGCCCGTCGTCGGAAACCGTGTAGTCGGTTGCCAGTTCAGCTTTCGGGGGGTACAGTCCGTCTTTGAACTCCATGAGCGACCGACCGTACTGGTCGTAACCCGCACCAGAGCCCTTCGCGTTGATCGGATCGAGCGTCTGGATGGAGCCGCTCGCCATCATCTGCAACGTCCCGCCCGGCTCGGCGGGCGTCTCCTCTTCGTCGGTGTCGGTCTGTCCGGACACCGTGTCGCCGTCACCACCGTACGACGGCGCTCCGTCAGTCCCGGTCGGCGTCGATCCATCGTCGGATGGCCCGCTCGAACAACCGGCCAGTGCCGCCGCTGCGCCCCCGCCTGCTGCTGTCAGGAACCCGCGTCGAGTCGTTTTCTCGGGCATCAACGCCACCTCGGGATGGAACTGTTACGAAAGCTGCTAATTGAGGTATAATGAGATAATAAAGAAATGTTCCGAACGGTGTTCTATATATCACTATCAAATGGCCACGAAGACAGAATATTCTTGTATCGGTACTCGAAAGCGCCGATATGGCAGCCAATTCTGACGGCGACGAGAACGCGTGGGGACGGACGCTCTCGACGGCGACCGAGATGGCCGAGTCGATGGCCTCCGAGGGCTGGGAGGTGACGACCGTGCGGGCGGCACACGTCGCACCCGAACCGCCCGCGGCGGGCGAGACCGACCGGTTCGGATTCGTCTACGTCGCTCCGGGCGACGTCGCGGCGGACGCCGAGTCGGCGATCGCCGACGGCTCTTTCGACGCCTACGAGGTCTTCAACCGACGGCTCGGCAGCGACCTGTTCACGATCACGAGGGTCACCGATGTCGACCGGAAGGTGGCCGTGTTGCTCGTCGGCGGCGTGGACATGACACACGCGGGTGGACTCGTGGCGGCTGTCCGCGAGCGCGGCGAGATGTATTCGCACGTCCAGACGCTCGACGGCACTCGCCTCGGGAGCTTCTATCACGACGATCCGACGCCGTTCTTCCCGGGGGAACTATGACGGCGTCGGGTCCCGTCCTCGCACACCTCGACCGGCCCCGGGGACCCGAAGCGCGTGTCGGCGTCGTCGCCGATCCGCACCTCTCGACCCGAGCGGAGGGGACCTCGAAGCTGTTCGAGCACACCGTCGATCACTTCGCGGCAGCGGTCGAGGACATGCGCCGGCGCGACGTCGACGCGGTCCTGTCGCCGGGCGATCTGACGAAGGACGGCGAACCCTGGAACTACGGGGCCGTCGACGACGTACTCGCGGACCTCGACGTGCCGTTTCTTGCCGTGCCCGGCAACCACGACGTGCCGAAGGCGAGCGACGAACACGAGACGCCCCCACTCGAGCGGTTCGCACGAAAGTACGGTCCGGGCGAGCTGCCCTTCCACGCCGAGGTCGCCGGGCTCGACGTCTTCGGCGTGAACAGCGCCGGTACCGCCGAGCGCCTCACCGAGAGTCACGACGGCCACGTCGAGCAGTCCCAGCGCGACTGGCTGGCCGAAGCGCTCGGGGACGCTACTGACCCCGTCGTGCTGGTGCATCACAACTTCCCACCGGTCTCGGAGCAACTGGCGGCCCACCAGGAGATCGAACCGGAGATGGCTGTCCCGCCGACGATGCGCGAACCGGAGCCGCTGGCCGAGACACTCGCGGCGGGTGACACGGCCCTGGCCCTGACCGGCCACTACCACCTGCCGACGGCCGATCGCTACCGTGGCGTCCGGGAGATCGCCGCGCCGACGACGTGCTCGTTCCCGCAGTCGTATCTCCTGCTCGAGGTCTCGCCCGAGGGAACGACCGTCCGGTTCGTCCCGGTCGCCGACGAGACGGGCCTCGAGATGGCCCACGCCCGCCGGAGCGCGGACTCGACGACCGCCCGCGGCCTCACTGCGATCGCCGCCGCTCGCGTCGCTTCGTTCCCCCTGATCGACGACCGCCAGACTCCGCGCTGACCGCCGACCGACCCGGCACACCTCGGCGGCGGCACCGGCTGTCCGCCCATCACGACTCGGCCCTATTTTTCGATACGTACTGATATATATTCGATATCCGATCGATACTGATACATATGAGGTCGCCGACGGCCGGAGTATGGCGATTACGGACCTCGCTCGCGAGGCCGCCGAAGCCGGAGCGACGACCGCCGTCGACCTGTTTCGGACGGATCTCTCGGTCGAGCGCAAGGACGGCAAGACCGATTACGTGACCCGGGCCGACCGCCAGGCACAACGGCAGATCGTGTCGACGATCCGGGAGTCGGACCCGGAGAGTGTGATTGTCGGCGAGGAAAACGACGCCAGAACGGACGTGCCCGACGACGGGCGAGCCTGGGTGATCGATCCGATCGACGGGACGAACAACTACGTGCGCGGGATGCGCTACTGGGCGACGAGCGTCGCAGTCGTCGAGGACGGCGAGCCGATCGCGGCGGCGAACGTGCTGCCGGCGGTCGGCGACACCTACGTCGCCGGACGGGACGGGGTCCGTCGCAACGGCGAGTCGGTCTCCGTCTCGGGACGGACTGACCCGGAGACGTTCACCGTCGCCCCGACAGTGTGGTGGGACCTCGATCGCAGAGACGAGTACGCGGCGGCCGCCGAGGGGATCGTAACCCGGTTCGGTGACCTCGTCCGGCTGAAATCCGTTCACGTCGCGCTCGCTCTCGTCGCCGCCGGGTCGATCGAAGGGGTGGTCACCAACGTCCGGCCGAACCCGTGGGACTCCATCGCGGGCGTGCATCTGGTCGAGCAGGCCGGCGGACGGGTCACCGATATTGAGGGCCGGGACTGGCACCACGACAGTCGAGGACTTGTCGCCTCGAACGGACACGACCACGAGGCGATGTTGGCAGTAGCCCGCGAGGCCGACCGGCTGCGCGAACGGAAAGGAACTTGACGACACTCCACCAACAGCGGGTATGAGCAACACGCGAGCGACCACGGCGTCGATCGTGGTGGTCGATTACGGACTGGGGAACCTCCGCAGCGTCACGCGGGGGCTCGAACGCGCCGGCGCCGACGTCGAGATCAGCGACGACCCCGCTGACTTCGAGGCCGCAGACGGGATCGTCCTGCCGGGTGTCGGGGCGTTCTCCGAGGGGATGGACAACGCCGGCCCGTTCCGTGAGACGCTGGTCGAACTCGCGGCGGACGGAAAACCCCTGTTCGGGATCTGTCTCGGCATGCAGATGCTCCTCACGACGAGCGAAGAGGCCGAACACGCCGGCGAGGGCGACGTCGAAGGGCTGGACCTGATCCCGGGGGCGAACCGTCGGTTCACCGGCGACCGCAAGATCCCGCACATGGGCTGGAACCAGCTGTCAGTCGAGCGCGAGCATCCCCTCGTCGAGGGCGTCGACGGGGAGTACGCCTACTTCGTCCACTCCTACTACGCCGATCCCGAGGACCCCGATGCCGTCGTGACGACGACCGACTACGGCCCCGAGTTCGCGAGCGTCGTCGCCAACGAGGCCGGCAACGTCTTCGGGACGCAGTTCCACCCGGAAAAGAGCGGAGAAACGGGACTGCGGATCTTGCGGAATTTCGTCGACTACTGTGCAGAGCGGTGAGCGGACGCCTCGCAGGCGCGTTGTACCGGCTGTCAGCTTGGTTGACGGCCGTGTCACTCGGCCGGTTTCTCGGCCTCGATCCGTGCCGAGAGCAGCGATCCGCCGAGATCGTACTCGTCGTGCCACTCGTCGATGACCTCGCGACTGTCGGGATCGAGTTCGACGCTGATATCGACGAATCCAGCCGCTTCGAGCAGGGTCGTGATCGTCTCCGGCGACTCGGCACCGCTGATACAGCCCGCCAGTGCTCCGGGGTCCCCTCGGACACCCTCTGGAAGCGAGTCGGTTCGGACCGGATCGGTTATCGCCAGCCGACCGCCCGGCCGGAGGACCCGATAAGCCTCCTCGAACACCCGGTCTTTCGCCGGCGAGAGGTTGACCACGCAGTTTGAGATGATGGTGTCGACGACACCGTCGGCGACCGGCAGGTGTTCGATCTCTCCCAGGCGAAACGAGACGTTCCCGGCGTCGTTCTCTCGGGCGTTCGCACGGGCCTTCTCGATCATCTCCGGCGTCATGTCGACGCCGATGACCCTGCCTTCGGGACCGACTTCCCGGGCTGCCAGAAAGCAGTCGAAACCCCCGCCGGAGCCCAGATCGAGGACTGTCTCGCCCGGCTCGAGGTCGGCGATCGCCGTCGGGTTGCCACAGCCCAGTCCGAGGTTGGCCTCGCCCTCGACGGTCTCGATCGACTCGTCGTCGTAGCCGATCTCGCGGGCGATCTCGTCGGCATCGCTGGCTGTATCACTGGCATCCGAGCCGCTGTCGCCGTCCCCACAGCACGACGTCTCAGCACCGCCACAGCATTCATCGCTCGCGGCGTCGGCGTAGCGATCCCGGACCAGCCGTCGAACCGCGCTTTCGTCGTCTGTCATCGGCGATCCCCCCGAATCCCGTCCAGCGTCGCGAGCAACTGCTCGGCCTCGTCGGTCAGCCCGTAGTATCGCCAGTTGCCGTCTTTCCGCCGTGTCACCAGCCCCGCAGTGTACAATCGCGAGAGGGCCTGACTCACGGCACTCTGGCTGACGCCGACGGCCGATTCGAGGTCACAGACGCAGACCTCGCCGTCCGCACCGTCGATTCGCCGGAGCAACTCGTAGCGCGTGTCATCACCCATCGCCGACAGCAACTCGACGTCCGCCGCCAGCGCGCCGGTGTCGACCGCCCCGACCGGCACACAGCAGTCGGCTTCCTCGGTCGCCACATCTACGTTGCCATCCATATTAACTATCTCTTATATTGGTGTTCCCTAATATAGATGCTTTGATCGTCACCAAATCCGCAGAGAGCGATCAATCGGCATTCAGTGGACGACGGGGGCAATCAGCCGGTGTCTCGGTCGAGGACAGCCCGGATGCCGAGGACGACAAGACCGCCGAAAATCGCCAGTATAGATAGATGGCCGACAGATATCCCGCCGCCCTGAGCGAAGACGTTCTCACCCGCAACAGCACTCAGGTACGTCGAGAAGACAGAGACGCCGAACACCCCGACCCCGATCAGACCGACCGTCGCAACGATCGCCAGTCCGCCGGTCACCAGCGAGAGCCCGATAGCGATCTGCTCGAGGTTTACGATCGCACGGGCTGTCCCCTCTTCGAGCGGTTCGTGCCCCACGCGATACCAGTACAGGGCGGCGAGCGCCAGCGCCGAGGCGACTTCGATCGCCCAGCCGACCAGCCCCAGAAACAGGATCTTCGGGGCCGCGAGAAACGGATCGAGCGTCCCGACGTGCGCGCCGATAGTCGGCGGATAGAGCGAATACAGCGGCAGGATCGAGGCCAGCAGCGCGAGCAACACGGCCTGGTAGGTCAGGGCCCGGGAGACGGGAACAGTGATGATCCCCTCGGCATAGCGGAGCCGTTCGTACTGAGACGTCGAGAGGATCGCGTCGGTTATCGGATCGTCGGACGGCCGGTCGTCCATGGTTCGTGTGAGCACGACTAGAGGACGTTTTTCGTGTTAATCGTTTCGCCCGGTCGGATACGGTCAGCGTGCGAAGACGCCGGTCACACCGACACCGCAGCCCCGTAGATGACGCTGACGAGGAACACGGCGGCGGCGAGCGCCTTGGCGGAGAGCAACAGCGCCTGACGGATGTCCTGCGAGCGGGCGTCGCTGTCCTCGACGGACCCCTCGGCGTCGTCGAAGCCGTAGTGGCCGGCCACCGCGTAGCCGGCGCAGAACTGCCGGCGGGCCTGCAACACTCCGAGAACGCCACCATACAGGAAAATGAAACTCCCCAGAACGTAGGTCTCGGGGTAGTCGGCGAGCAGGACCGCCGCGATGTAGGCGAACGCGACGGCGAAACTCGCGTAGCCGAGCAGGCGGCGCTTTCGCTGTTCGCCCGCGCCGATGTTACACACTCCGGGCTGGTACGCTTCGTCGGCCATATCCCGGCTACGGGCGGGGCGTTGAAAAGTCTGCTAGGGCTGGGTCGCCGCGTGCTGGAGCGCGCCCCCGAGCGCGCCAGCGAAGGCGGGCAACAGGAGGTTGCCGAAGACGAGCGCGAGATAGCGCAGCGGGATGGCCGTGTTCGAGACGGGCGTCGAGGGGATGAGGTACAGCGCGAGCGCCGCGAGCGTCGCCAGACAGACGCCGACGCCGACGGTCGCGCCGGCTTTCGTCGCGGCCCAGCCGTCGTCGAGTCGCCCGGCTCGCACCGGGACGATCGCCCCGCCGGCGACGGCGACGAGCAAGCCGACGAACGCGGGGACAGCCATCAACAGTGGCGGGACGCCGCCCGACAGAGCCAGCAAGACGAACGCGGAGCCGAACACGTAGATCGCACCGGCGTATCCGGGCGGCGAGAAGGACCCGATGGCCGGCGGTCGAACGGCGACGACCAGGATCAGCGCGACGAGATAGCCGACGATCCAGACGCCGATTCCGACGCCGACGCCGGTGAGAAACGGAGAGGGCTGACGGCGATAGGACATACGCGTGTCCCGGACCGGCGCGAGTAAATAGTTGCCGACGGCAGACCGCCCGTCACCCCGGATTGACACCCTCCTCCGCCGACCCCCGATTTCTTGACACTCGGGCACGTGGGGCCGGTATGCCGACAGTCTACGCGGCACTGGACGACCGCGTGCTGGCAGCCCGGGGGTCGTCGGGGTCGTGGCGGACCGCCGTCAGACTCCAGGGGCGGAACTTGCAGGCACTGGCGGCCTCGCCGGCCCGACCGGAACGGGTTTTCGTCGGCGCGGACGGCTCCGGGCTGTGGCGAGGGACCGAGAAGGGTCGGGCATTCGATCGCGTCTGGCTGGCCGACGCGCCGGGATCGGTGACGGCAGTGGCGGTCTCGCCACACGACCCGGACGTAATCTGGGCCGGGACCGAGCCCAGCGCGGTGTATCGCTCCCGGGACGCGGGCGAGACCTGGAGCCGGAAATCGGGGCTGACGGACCTGCCGTCAGCGAGCGAGTGGTCGTTCCCGCCGCGGCCGGAGACCCATCACGTCCGGTGGATCGAGCCCGATCCTCACGACCGGGGCCGACTCTACGTCGGGATCGAGGCCGGCGCGTTCGTTCGGAGCGGCGACGGCGGGTCGACCTGGAAAGACCGTCCGGAGAGCGCGCCGCGAGACGTCCACGAGATCGTGACTCACCGGGCGGCCGGACGGGTGTACGTCGCGGCCGGG
It contains:
- the arsM gene encoding arsenite methyltransferase, which produces MTDDESAVRRLVRDRYADAASDECCGGAETSCCGDGDSGSDASDTASDADEIAREIGYDDESIETVEGEANLGLGCGNPTAIADLEPGETVLDLGSGGGFDCFLAAREVGPEGRVIGVDMTPEMIEKARANARENDAGNVSFRLGEIEHLPVADGVVDTIISNCVVNLSPAKDRVFEEAYRVLRPGGRLAITDPVRTDSLPEGVRGDPGALAGCISGAESPETITTLLEAAGFVDISVELDPDSREVIDEWHDEYDLGGSLLSARIEAEKPAE
- the hisH gene encoding imidazole glycerol phosphate synthase subunit HisH, whose protein sequence is MSNTRATTASIVVVDYGLGNLRSVTRGLERAGADVEISDDPADFEAADGIVLPGVGAFSEGMDNAGPFRETLVELAADGKPLFGICLGMQMLLTTSEEAEHAGEGDVEGLDLIPGANRRFTGDRKIPHMGWNQLSVEREHPLVEGVDGEYAYFVHSYYADPEDPDAVVTTTDYGPEFASVVANEAGNVFGTQFHPEKSGETGLRILRNFVDYCAER
- a CDS encoding inositol monophosphatase family protein, producing the protein MAITDLAREAAEAGATTAVDLFRTDLSVERKDGKTDYVTRADRQAQRQIVSTIRESDPESVIVGEENDARTDVPDDGRAWVIDPIDGTNNYVRGMRYWATSVAVVEDGEPIAAANVLPAVGDTYVAGRDGVRRNGESVSVSGRTDPETFTVAPTVWWDLDRRDEYAAAAEGIVTRFGDLVRLKSVHVALALVAAGSIEGVVTNVRPNPWDSIAGVHLVEQAGGRVTDIEGRDWHHDSRGLVASNGHDHEAMLAVAREADRLRERKGT
- a CDS encoding metallophosphoesterase family protein; translated protein: MTASGPVLAHLDRPRGPEARVGVVADPHLSTRAEGTSKLFEHTVDHFAAAVEDMRRRDVDAVLSPGDLTKDGEPWNYGAVDDVLADLDVPFLAVPGNHDVPKASDEHETPPLERFARKYGPGELPFHAEVAGLDVFGVNSAGTAERLTESHDGHVEQSQRDWLAEALGDATDPVVLVHHNFPPVSEQLAAHQEIEPEMAVPPTMREPEPLAETLAAGDTALALTGHYHLPTADRYRGVREIAAPTTCSFPQSYLLLEVSPEGTTVRFVPVADETGLEMAHARRSADSTTARGLTAIAAARVASFPLIDDRQTPR
- a CDS encoding WD40/YVTN/BNR-like repeat-containing protein, which gives rise to MPTVYAALDDRVLAARGSSGSWRTAVRLQGRNLQALAASPARPERVFVGADGSGLWRGTEKGRAFDRVWLADAPGSVTAVAVSPHDPDVIWAGTEPSAVYRSRDAGETWSRKSGLTDLPSASEWSFPPRPETHHVRWIEPDPHDRGRLYVGIEAGAFVRSGDGGSTWKDRPESAPRDVHEIVTHRAAGRVYVAAGDGYAESADGGDSWRFRQRGLDHRYVWSVAVDPDDPEHVLVSAATSAHRAHDPDGQSHVYRRVGDRWELTMDGLPGPDGLARAVLGTGPDGACYALTNHGLFRSPTGDGWHRLPVDWQRRYRESLPRGLAVV
- a CDS encoding DUF7529 family protein → MAANSDGDENAWGRTLSTATEMAESMASEGWEVTTVRAAHVAPEPPAAGETDRFGFVYVAPGDVAADAESAIADGSFDAYEVFNRRLGSDLFTITRVTDVDRKVAVLLVGGVDMTHAGGLVAAVRERGEMYSHVQTLDGTRLGSFYHDDPTPFFPGEL
- a CDS encoding ArsR/SmtB family transcription factor, whose product is MDGNVDVATEEADCCVPVGAVDTGALAADVELLSAMGDDTRYELLRRIDGADGEVCVCDLESAVGVSQSAVSQALSRLYTAGLVTRRKDGNWRYYGLTDEAEQLLATLDGIRGDRR